In Actinomycetota bacterium, a single window of DNA contains:
- a CDS encoding uroporphyrinogen decarboxylase family protein, with product MLEKPFKNYYDFDHLRRVLLRETTEGPVPIIELLADPEIMSAVTGLEFPAERAMEIFYLGPNPTMEQLELGIQLMDLSLAFSEKVGYDYVTMVPVVPIPRTEFLLRENPVQDGKLRGWQDEHRGLIMSRSDFEAFPWPSPEDISLVAMDYAASKMPEGMKVMAVYTGIFEDLKRLMGFENMALKSIEEPDLCGDILEKLTELAEAAVERCAAHPAVGAVFYAEDMGFNRSLMLSPAWMRQWVIPRLKRIADACHRHDKPFLLHSCGQIDALMEDLIHMVGIDARHSFQDNIEPVEQVYRKYHDRIAILGGLDVDLLARGTPQEVRRRTRQILEVCAPGGGFCMGSGNSLTNYIKIENYYAMLDETRKWNEEHYGTC from the coding sequence ATGCTGGAAAAACCCTTCAAGAATTATTACGACTTCGACCACCTGCGCCGCGTTCTGCTGCGCGAAACCACGGAGGGCCCGGTGCCCATCATCGAGCTGTTGGCCGACCCGGAGATCATGAGCGCGGTCACTGGCCTGGAATTCCCCGCCGAGAGGGCGATGGAGATCTTCTACTTAGGGCCCAACCCCACCATGGAGCAGCTAGAACTCGGCATACAGCTCATGGATCTCTCCCTGGCCTTCTCCGAGAAGGTGGGCTACGATTACGTGACCATGGTCCCCGTGGTCCCCATCCCCCGCACCGAGTTCCTCCTGCGGGAAAACCCCGTCCAGGATGGGAAGCTGCGGGGTTGGCAGGATGAGCACCGCGGCCTGATCATGAGCCGCTCCGACTTCGAGGCCTTTCCCTGGCCCTCCCCGGAGGACATCAGCCTGGTGGCCATGGACTACGCCGCCTCCAAGATGCCCGAGGGCATGAAGGTGATGGCCGTATATACCGGCATTTTTGAGGACCTGAAACGTCTCATGGGCTTCGAGAACATGGCCCTGAAGAGCATCGAGGAGCCCGATCTCTGCGGGGACATCCTGGAAAAACTCACCGAACTGGCGGAGGCGGCCGTGGAACGCTGCGCGGCTCACCCGGCGGTGGGCGCAGTCTTCTACGCCGAGGACATGGGCTTCAACCGCTCGCTCATGCTCTCCCCGGCCTGGATGCGCCAGTGGGTGATCCCCCGCCTGAAGAGGATCGCCGACGCCTGCCACCGCCACGACAAGCCCTTCCTCCTCCATTCCTGCGGCCAGATCGACGCTCTCATGGAAGATCTCATCCACATGGTGGGCATCGACGCCCGCCATTCCTTCCAAGACAACATCGAGCCGGTAGAGCAGGTTTACAGAAAATACCATGACCGCATCGCCATCTTGGGGGGACTGGACGTTGACCTGCTGGCGCGGGGAACGCCCCAGGAGGTGAGACGGAGAACCCGCCAGATCCTGGAAGTCTGCGCGCCGGGCGGCGGTTTTTGCATGGGCTCAGGGAACTCGCTCACCAATTACATCAAGATCGAGAATTACTACGCAATGCTGGACGAGACCCGAAAATGGAACGAGGAACACTACGGCACATGTTAG
- a CDS encoding corrinoid protein → MQQLKELVKQGKAEETEARVRELLKAGTTPEALMREAMIPAMEEVGNLFQEGEYFLPEMLLAARAMQRGMELLKPILVSSGSGFQGKVVLGTVQGDIHDIGKNLVAMTLEGAGFEVIDLGVDVPPERFVEAVKEYAPQVLGMSALLTTTMLSMKETLDHLRKEGLRDRVKVMIGGAAVRQEFAVEIGADFYGPDSTAARDFVRRVVESAG, encoded by the coding sequence ATGCAGCAGCTCAAGGAACTGGTCAAACAGGGAAAGGCCGAGGAAACTGAGGCTCGGGTGCGGGAACTGCTCAAGGCCGGGACCACCCCCGAGGCCTTGATGCGGGAAGCGATGATCCCCGCCATGGAAGAGGTCGGTAATCTATTCCAGGAGGGCGAATACTTTCTCCCCGAGATGCTCCTCGCCGCCCGCGCCATGCAGAGGGGGATGGAGTTGCTGAAACCCATTTTAGTGTCCAGTGGTTCCGGGTTCCAGGGCAAGGTGGTGCTGGGCACCGTGCAGGGGGACATCCACGACATCGGGAAGAACCTGGTAGCCATGACCCTGGAGGGAGCCGGCTTCGAGGTTATCGACCTGGGAGTGGACGTGCCTCCGGAACGATTTGTGGAAGCGGTAAAGGAATATGCGCCTCAGGTATTGGGCATGTCGGCTTTGCTCACCACCACCATGCTTTCCATGAAGGAGACCCTCGACCACCTGCGGAAGGAAGGCCTGCGTGACCGGGTCAAGGTGATGATCGGAGGGGCGGCCGTGCGCCAGGAGTTCGCCGTAGAGATAGGGGCCGATTTCTACGGGCCGGATTCCACCGCGGCGCGGGACTTCGTCCGCCGGGTCGTGGAATCTGCCGGGTAG